The following are encoded together in the Vigna unguiculata cultivar IT97K-499-35 chromosome 2, ASM411807v1, whole genome shotgun sequence genome:
- the LOC114174617 gene encoding protein WUSCHEL encodes MMEPQQPQGSQPNEEGGSGKGGFLSRQSSTRWTPTTDQIRILKDLYYNNGIRSPSAEQIQRISARLRQYGKIEGKNVFYWFQNHKARERQKKRFTSDNVPMQRPPAPTNAAPWKPDHDPPIHTHYSNISSTGISSASSSSVEMITVSQMGNYGYGSVPMEKSFRDCSISAGGSSGHVGINHNLGWVGVDPYSSPYANFFGKIRPTEETLEEEEEQEEDGAAEIETLPLFPMHGEDIHGYCNLKSNNSYNYDGNGCYHSEDGFKNGSRASLELSLNSYTRRSPDLA; translated from the exons ATGATGGAACCTCAACAACCACAAGGGAGCCAACCAAACGAGGAGGGTGGCAGTGGAAAAGGGGGCTTTCTGAGCAGGCAAAGTAGTACACGGTGGACTCCCACCACCGACCAGATAAGAATATTGAAGGACCTTTACTACAACAATGGAATTAGATCCCCAAGTGCAGAACAGATTCAGAGGATCTCTGCTAGGCTGAGGCAGTACGGTAAGATTGAAGGCAAGAATGTCTTTTATTGGTTCCAGAACCACAAAGCTCGAGAAAGGCAGAAGAAAAGGTTCACTTCTGATAATGTCCCCATGCAAAGACCTCCTGCCCCAACTAATGCTGCTCCTTGGAAACCTGATCATGATCCTCCTATTCATACCCACTATTCTAACATTTCTTCCACAGGGATCTCTTCTGCATCATCTTCTTCGGTTGAGATGATCACCGTCTCCCAGATGGGGAATTACGGCTATGGTTCTGTTCCCATGGAGAAAAGTTTTAGG GACTGTTCAATATCTGCTGGGGGTAGCAGTGGCCATGTTGGAATAAACCACAACTTGGGATGGGTTGGCGTGGATCCTTATTCCTCACCCTATGCCAACTTCTTTGGCAAAATAAGGCCAACTGAAGAAACcctggaagaagaagaagaacaagaagagGATGGTGCTGCTGAGATTGAAACTCTTCCTTTATTTCCTATGCACGGTGAGGACATTCATGGCTATTGCAACCTCAAGTCTAATAACTCTTACAACTACGATGGAAACGGCTGTTATCATTCTGAAGACGGCTTCAAGAATGGTTCTCGTGCTTCTTTGGAGCTCAGTCTCAATTCCTACACTCGCAGATCTCCAGATTTAGCTTAA